The Gemmatimonadota bacterium genome has a segment encoding these proteins:
- a CDS encoding response regulator — protein sequence MAKTALVVDDSTTMREMVSYSLKEAGFETLTAGDGQQALDVLQGKSVDLIISDLNMPVMDGLTFIKNARQREELKGVPILMLTTESQASMKEQGKAAGATGWLVKPFNPEMLLKVIAKVVP from the coding sequence ATGGCAAAGACAGCTTTGGTCGTGGACGATTCGACCACGATGCGTGAGATGGTCTCGTACTCGCTGAAGGAAGCCGGCTTCGAGACCCTGACGGCCGGCGACGGCCAGCAGGCGCTCGACGTCCTGCAGGGCAAGTCGGTCGACTTGATCATCTCGGACCTCAACATGCCGGTGATGGACGGCCTCACGTTCATCAAGAACGCGCGCCAGCGTGAGGAGCTCAAGGGTGTGCCCATCCTCATGCTCACCACGGAATCGCAGGCGAGCATGAAGGAACAGGGGAAGGCGGCCGGTGCCACGGGATGGCTCGTGAAGCCGTTCAATCCCGAGATGCTGCTGAAGGTCATCGCCAAGGTCGTCCCCTGA